A region from the Cryptosporangium arvum DSM 44712 genome encodes:
- a CDS encoding carbohydrate ABC transporter permease codes for MAVPTLIAPAPRLAPSRGARPRRRRRVTENLTAYAFLAGGLLCFGLFSWYPAVRALMLAFQQSNSVDSATWVGLDNFRLLFADPEFGAAWRNTFTFTGLALVIGFAVPFALAVLLNELRHAKTFFRIAVYLPVMIPPVVTALLWKWFYDPGPGLFNEALRFLHLPTSNWTNSTSTALVSLVLVATWANLGGTVLIYLAALQGIPGELYEAAELDGASLWQRIRHVTIPQTRFVMLMLLLLQIVATMQVFTEPYIMTGGGPEDATITVLYLIYKYAFVYLDYGSACALSAMLLVFLGAFSAVYLRLTREAS; via the coding sequence ATGGCCGTCCCCACCCTGATCGCCCCGGCCCCGCGGCTCGCTCCGAGCCGCGGGGCCCGGCCCCGGCGGCGCCGCCGGGTCACCGAGAACCTCACCGCCTACGCGTTCCTCGCCGGAGGGTTGCTCTGCTTCGGGCTGTTCTCCTGGTATCCGGCGGTCCGCGCGCTGATGCTGGCGTTCCAGCAGTCGAACTCGGTCGATTCGGCCACCTGGGTCGGGCTGGACAACTTCCGGCTCCTGTTCGCGGACCCGGAGTTCGGCGCGGCCTGGCGCAACACGTTCACGTTCACCGGGTTGGCGCTGGTGATCGGGTTCGCGGTGCCGTTCGCGCTCGCGGTGCTGCTCAACGAGTTGCGTCACGCGAAGACGTTCTTCCGGATCGCCGTGTACCTGCCGGTGATGATCCCGCCGGTCGTCACCGCGCTGCTGTGGAAGTGGTTCTACGACCCGGGGCCGGGCCTGTTCAACGAGGCGCTCCGGTTCCTCCACCTGCCGACCTCGAACTGGACGAACTCGACGTCGACCGCGCTCGTCTCGCTCGTTCTCGTTGCCACCTGGGCCAACCTCGGCGGCACCGTATTGATATATCTAGCCGCGCTCCAGGGAATACCAGGAGAGCTGTACGAAGCCGCGGAACTCGACGGCGCCTCGCTCTGGCAGCGCATCCGGCACGTGACGATCCCACAGACCCGGTTCGTGATGCTGATGCTGCTCCTGCTGCAGATCGTCGCGACGATGCAGGTCTTCACCGAGCCGTACATCATGACCGGCGGCGGTCCGGAGGACGCGACGATCACGGTGCTCTACCTCATCTACAAGTACGCGTTCGTCTACCTGGACTACGGAAGCGCGTGCGCGCTCAGCGCGATGCTGCTGGTGTTCCTCGGGGCGTTCTCCGCGGTCTACCTGCGCCTGACCCGGGAGGCCTCGTGA
- a CDS encoding Dyp-type peroxidase: MAVIGALVTALLAIGAGPAAAHTVGGVGATNFRTTLEHYDGVPGVELSVVENGSKLEARNSTDTDVVVRGYQDEPYAKIGPGGVFVNENSPAYYLNADRFGVTTVPAGADPRKPPRWRKLSDDQSFRWHDHRTHWMQTTLPPLVSQAPDEFHEISRWTVTLDYRGEALAGTGVLAWVPGPAPWGWFAGVLALLAVPALLLRRGLAFVVGAVVVSDVAHSVGVARLEQSNQVVSLLPQFAVWAIGGLAIWLLVRRHDAGPWAAAVVGVCVAVASGFPDLPVFWRSSAPTVLPLVVDRLSVAVGLGAGLGLVGALALHLVRGRHLRPAVPTPAAALAPDATPAATPDAAPDATPDATPDAAPDAAPDAAIAGAREPATARNEPGEEPREQGAVPREPATGPREPVGAPGEPVGAVSAAGAPGMRARGGRISRRQAVGLAVAGGAGAVAGAGLQAAASPEPPAATPEVGTVPLGSVGRQTVPFHGARQAGIATPTQRQAHARIAAFDLVPGADAAALRSLLQRWTTAAEALAAGRPASDRTDTMTADSGPASLTITVGFGPSLFGRPGFPATARPAALTPLPAFRGETLDPSRSDGDLGVLVAADDAVVVYSALRTLEQLAAGVATPRWQFAGFTRGRGVTTNEGATVRNLMGQLDGTRNPKPDEATFGRQVFAADGWMTNGSYLVVRRIRMLLDDWEKLPVAVQEHVIGRKKDSGAPLSGGVETTAANFGKRGADGQPLIPADSHMRLATAAFNSGAAMLRRGYSYADPLPGGGVEAGLIFLAWQADPRTGFVPVQQNLVAGNDRLSRFIRHETSALFAMPGGVANGEYFGQHLFEELGQ, encoded by the coding sequence GTGGCTGTGATCGGAGCGCTGGTCACGGCGTTGCTCGCGATCGGTGCCGGGCCGGCAGCCGCGCACACCGTCGGCGGTGTCGGCGCGACGAACTTCCGCACGACGCTCGAGCACTACGACGGGGTGCCCGGCGTCGAGCTGAGCGTGGTGGAGAACGGCAGCAAGCTCGAAGCCCGGAACTCGACCGACACCGACGTCGTCGTGCGTGGGTACCAGGACGAGCCCTACGCGAAGATCGGCCCGGGTGGGGTGTTCGTCAACGAGAACTCCCCGGCCTACTACCTGAACGCGGACCGGTTCGGCGTGACCACCGTGCCGGCGGGCGCGGACCCGCGTAAGCCGCCCCGCTGGCGGAAGCTCTCGGACGACCAGTCGTTCCGCTGGCACGACCACCGCACCCACTGGATGCAGACGACGCTCCCGCCGCTGGTGAGCCAAGCGCCGGACGAGTTCCACGAGATCAGCCGGTGGACGGTCACGCTCGACTACCGCGGTGAGGCGCTGGCGGGCACCGGGGTGCTCGCCTGGGTGCCCGGGCCGGCGCCGTGGGGATGGTTCGCCGGGGTTCTGGCGCTTCTGGCGGTGCCTGCTCTCCTGCTTCGCCGGGGGTTGGCCTTCGTGGTCGGCGCGGTCGTGGTGTCGGATGTCGCGCACAGCGTCGGGGTGGCGCGGTTGGAGCAGTCGAACCAGGTGGTGTCGCTGCTGCCGCAGTTCGCGGTGTGGGCGATCGGCGGGCTGGCGATCTGGCTGCTGGTTCGGCGGCACGACGCCGGTCCGTGGGCGGCGGCGGTGGTGGGGGTCTGCGTCGCGGTCGCGTCCGGTTTTCCGGACCTGCCGGTTTTCTGGCGCTCGTCGGCGCCGACGGTTCTGCCGCTGGTGGTGGACCGGCTCTCGGTGGCGGTGGGGCTCGGAGCCGGGCTCGGGCTGGTGGGTGCGTTGGCCCTCCACCTCGTCCGCGGACGCCACCTCCGACCGGCCGTCCCGACACCGGCCGCAGCCCTCGCCCCGGACGCGACACCGGCCGCGACGCCGGATGCGGCACCGGACGCGACGCCGGACGCGACGCCGGACGCGGCCCCGGACGCTGCGCCGGATGCGGCGATTGCCGGGGCGCGCGAGCCCGCTACGGCGCGGAACGAACCGGGCGAGGAGCCGCGCGAGCAGGGTGCCGTGCCGCGTGAGCCGGCCACGGGGCCGCGCGAGCCCGTCGGGGCACCCGGGGAGCCGGTCGGGGCGGTGAGTGCGGCGGGTGCGCCGGGGATGCGAGCCCGGGGCGGGCGGATCAGTCGGCGGCAGGCGGTGGGGCTGGCCGTGGCGGGCGGGGCCGGAGCCGTCGCCGGGGCAGGGCTGCAGGCGGCCGCGAGCCCCGAACCGCCGGCGGCCACGCCGGAGGTCGGCACCGTGCCGCTCGGCTCGGTCGGCCGCCAGACCGTGCCGTTCCACGGCGCCCGCCAGGCCGGCATCGCCACCCCGACGCAGCGCCAGGCCCACGCGCGGATCGCCGCCTTCGACCTGGTCCCGGGCGCCGACGCCGCCGCGCTCCGCTCGCTGCTCCAGCGCTGGACGACCGCCGCCGAGGCGTTGGCCGCCGGACGCCCGGCGAGCGACCGCACCGACACGATGACCGCCGACAGCGGGCCGGCCTCCCTCACGATCACGGTCGGGTTCGGCCCCAGCCTGTTCGGCCGACCCGGCTTCCCGGCGACCGCCCGCCCGGCGGCGCTGACCCCGCTCCCCGCGTTCCGGGGCGAAACGCTCGACCCGTCACGCAGCGACGGCGACCTGGGGGTTCTCGTCGCCGCCGACGACGCGGTCGTCGTCTACTCCGCGCTGCGCACCCTGGAGCAGCTCGCCGCCGGGGTGGCGACCCCCCGCTGGCAGTTCGCCGGCTTCACCCGCGGCCGTGGCGTCACCACGAACGAGGGCGCGACGGTCCGCAACCTGATGGGCCAGCTGGACGGCACCAGGAACCCGAAACCCGACGAGGCGACGTTCGGCCGGCAGGTGTTCGCCGCCGACGGCTGGATGACCAACGGCTCGTACCTCGTCGTCCGCCGGATCCGGATGCTGCTGGACGACTGGGAGAAACTCCCGGTCGCCGTGCAGGAGCACGTCATCGGGCGGAAGAAGGACAGTGGCGCCCCGCTCTCCGGCGGGGTCGAGACCACGGCGGCGAACTTCGGCAAACGAGGCGCCGACGGTCAGCCGTTGATCCCCGCCGACTCGCACATGCGCCTCGCCACGGCCGCGTTCAACTCGGGCGCGGCGATGTTGCGGCGCGGGTACTCGTACGCGGATCCGCTGCCGGGCGGCGGGGTGGAGGCGGGCTTGATCTTCCTGGCCTGGCAGGCCGACCCGCGTACCGGATTCGTCCCGGTGCAGCAGAACCTGGTCGCCGGCAACGACCGGCTGAGCCGCTTCATCCGGCACGAGACCAGCGCGCTCTTCGCGATGCCCGGCGGCGTCGCCAACGGCGAGTACTTCGGGCAACACCTCTTCGAGGAGCTGGGGCAGTGA
- a CDS encoding YcnI family protein, with amino-acid sequence MTETTDRRPTGRFLARAAAVVLATGVAALGLAGPASAHVRVDPGEATQGGYSALTFRVPNESSTAATTKLEIALPADSPFASVSVKPVPGWKATTTSGKLAKPIEAHGTQVTEAVNRVTFTATSKATGIQPGEFQEFEISVGPLPEDKDKLFFKALQTYSDGEVSRWIEEQTGSEEPENPAPELKLVKGVAEGDGHGDADAEPSAAAATSSTSDSGGNGLAIGLGVAGLVAGVAGLIAGLMALRRSTATSASES; translated from the coding sequence ATGACGGAAACGACGGACCGGCGGCCCACCGGCCGGTTCCTGGCCCGCGCGGCAGCGGTCGTGCTCGCCACCGGCGTCGCGGCGCTGGGTCTCGCCGGGCCGGCGTCCGCGCACGTCCGGGTCGACCCCGGCGAGGCCACCCAGGGTGGCTACAGCGCGCTGACCTTCCGCGTGCCGAACGAGAGCTCCACCGCCGCCACGACGAAGCTCGAGATCGCCCTCCCGGCCGACTCGCCGTTCGCGTCGGTGTCGGTCAAGCCGGTGCCAGGCTGGAAGGCCACCACCACCTCGGGGAAGCTCGCGAAGCCGATCGAGGCGCACGGCACCCAGGTCACCGAGGCGGTCAACCGGGTCACGTTCACCGCGACCAGCAAGGCCACCGGCATCCAGCCCGGCGAGTTCCAGGAGTTCGAGATCTCGGTCGGCCCGCTGCCGGAGGACAAGGACAAGCTCTTCTTCAAGGCGCTGCAGACGTACTCGGACGGCGAGGTCTCGCGCTGGATCGAGGAGCAGACCGGCAGCGAGGAGCCGGAGAACCCCGCTCCGGAGCTGAAGCTGGTCAAGGGCGTCGCCGAGGGTGACGGCCACGGTGATGCCGACGCCGAGCCGAGCGCGGCCGCCGCGACGTCGTCGACGAGTGACTCCGGTGGCAACGGGCTCGCGATCGGCCTCGGCGTGGCCGGGCTTGTCGCCGGTGTCGCGGGGCTGATCGCCGGTCTGATGGCGCTGCGTCGCTCCACGGCGACGTCGGCCTCCGAGTCCTGA
- the cobM gene encoding precorrin-4 C(11)-methyltransferase, with amino-acid sequence MTVHFIGAGPGAADLMTLRGKALIESSPVCLYAGSLVPAELLAWCPAGARLVDTAALNLDEIVAELVAADAAGLDVARLHSGDPSVFSAMAEQMRRLDALGLDYDVTPGVPAFAAAAASLKHELTVPGVGQTVILTRTSARATPMPPGEDLATLGASRATLVLHLAVQRISEVVAELVPNYGASCPVAVVARASRADEVVLRGTLGDIADAVAGAGIVRTAVIVVGSVLTASEFSDSHLYSAIRCRES; translated from the coding sequence GTGACAGTGCATTTCATCGGGGCCGGACCGGGCGCGGCGGATCTGATGACGCTGCGCGGGAAAGCGCTCATCGAGTCGTCGCCGGTGTGCTTGTACGCGGGTTCGCTCGTCCCGGCGGAGTTACTCGCGTGGTGCCCGGCCGGGGCGCGGCTCGTCGACACCGCCGCGCTGAACCTGGACGAGATCGTCGCCGAGCTGGTCGCGGCGGACGCGGCCGGCCTGGACGTGGCCCGGCTGCACTCCGGCGACCCGTCGGTGTTCAGCGCGATGGCCGAGCAGATGCGCCGGCTCGACGCGCTCGGCCTGGACTACGACGTGACGCCGGGTGTCCCGGCGTTCGCGGCGGCGGCCGCGTCGCTGAAGCACGAGCTCACCGTGCCGGGGGTCGGGCAGACCGTGATCCTCACGCGGACGTCGGCGCGCGCGACGCCGATGCCGCCGGGCGAGGACCTGGCGACGCTGGGCGCGAGCCGGGCGACGCTGGTGCTGCACCTGGCCGTGCAGCGGATCTCCGAGGTGGTCGCGGAGCTCGTGCCGAACTACGGCGCTTCGTGCCCGGTCGCGGTGGTCGCGCGGGCGAGCCGGGCCGACGAGGTGGTGCTGCGTGGAACGCTCGGCGACATCGCGGACGCGGTGGCCGGGGCCGGCATCGTCCGGACCGCGGTGATCGTCGTCGGGTCGGTGCTGACCGCCTCGGAGTTCTCGGACTCGCACCTGTACTCGGCCATCCGGTGTCGAGAGTCCTGA
- a CDS encoding carbohydrate ABC transporter permease → MRTLVSASTLVRHRVLYWTVFGGVVAAFVLAFLFPVYWMVVGAMKSPEELVRTPPTLVPSQWHPETYRDAWDTLDLATHLGNTALQAAGAWALQLVFCTLAAYALSRLRPVGGRVILGGILATLMVPASALLVPKYLTIVDVPLVHVNLLNSPLAIWLPAVANAFNLYLLKRFFDQIPSELLEAAEIDGAGAVRRLWHVVLPLSRPVLGVVSIFAVVAVWQDFLWPLLVFFDTNKSPISVALVQFSYDAPVSHVIAGMVIASVPMVALFLVFQRHIIAGIGAGSLKG, encoded by the coding sequence GTGAGGACGCTGGTCTCCGCCTCGACGCTGGTCCGCCACCGCGTTCTCTACTGGACGGTGTTCGGCGGGGTGGTCGCGGCTTTTGTGCTCGCGTTCCTGTTCCCCGTGTACTGGATGGTCGTCGGCGCGATGAAGTCGCCGGAGGAACTGGTGCGCACCCCGCCCACCCTCGTGCCCTCGCAGTGGCATCCGGAGACCTACCGGGACGCGTGGGACACCCTCGACCTGGCCACCCACCTCGGCAACACCGCGCTGCAGGCCGCCGGGGCCTGGGCCCTGCAACTCGTGTTCTGCACGCTCGCCGCGTACGCGCTGTCGCGGCTGCGGCCGGTGGGCGGCCGGGTGATCCTCGGCGGCATCCTGGCCACGCTCATGGTGCCGGCGTCCGCGCTGCTCGTGCCGAAGTACCTGACGATCGTCGACGTGCCGCTGGTGCACGTGAACTTGCTGAACAGCCCGCTCGCGATCTGGCTGCCCGCGGTCGCGAACGCGTTCAACCTGTACTTGTTGAAGCGGTTCTTCGACCAGATCCCGTCCGAGTTGCTCGAGGCGGCCGAGATCGACGGCGCGGGCGCGGTCCGGCGGCTCTGGCACGTCGTGCTGCCGCTGTCGCGGCCGGTGCTCGGAGTGGTCTCGATCTTCGCGGTCGTGGCGGTCTGGCAGGACTTCCTCTGGCCGCTGCTCGTCTTCTTCGACACGAACAAGTCGCCGATAAGCGTCGCGCTCGTGCAGTTCTCCTACGACGCGCCGGTGAGCCACGTGATCGCCGGAATGGTGATCGCGAGCGTGCCGATGGTCGCGTTGTTCTTGGTGTTCCAACGGCACATCATCGCCGGGATCGGTGCGGGGAGTCTCAAAGGATGA
- a CDS encoding cupredoxin domain-containing protein produces the protein MTPRVVVGAAAAGLLVLTGCASWGPEGGPGGLGRSDAPVTASTSAAPAVAAIRGPDGVQRITVTMTDDLRFEPDRVRARPGVIEFRLQNVGVTPHDMTVVENTAGNVNGGQTATLRVTVEKPGEYPFPCLYHAESGMRGVLEVAAQ, from the coding sequence GTGACGCCGCGGGTCGTGGTCGGCGCGGCGGCGGCCGGGCTACTCGTGCTGACGGGGTGCGCCTCGTGGGGGCCGGAGGGCGGGCCGGGCGGGCTCGGGCGCTCGGACGCGCCGGTGACCGCGAGCACCTCGGCGGCTCCCGCGGTGGCCGCGATCCGCGGGCCGGACGGCGTCCAGCGGATCACCGTGACGATGACCGACGACCTGCGCTTCGAACCGGACCGGGTGCGGGCCCGGCCGGGCGTCATCGAGTTCCGCCTCCAGAACGTCGGGGTGACCCCGCACGACATGACGGTCGTGGAAAACACCGCGGGCAACGTCAACGGCGGGCAGACCGCGACGCTCCGGGTGACGGTCGAGAAGCCGGGCGAGTACCCGTTCCCCTGCCTCTACCACGCCGAGAGCGGCATGCGTGGCGTGCTGGAGGTGGCCGCGCAATAG
- a CDS encoding cobalt-precorrin-6A reductase — MSRVLILGGTGDARRLASLLIGGHDVVSSLAGRVRSPLLPPGEVRIGGFGGVDGLAAYLPGFDAVIDATHPFAARMTAHAVEACARVGVPLAVLRRPGWDEEPGDRWVRVPSVADAAEALSPGQRVFLTTGVRGLDAFAGGDQWFLIRCVDPPSVPLPPRSSVLLARGPFAYADELALLREHSIDVVVTKDSGGRATYPKLEAARTLGLPVVMITRPVLPPSASTVGTPEAAARWLESQAG, encoded by the coding sequence GTGTCGAGAGTCCTGATCCTCGGCGGCACCGGCGACGCCCGCCGGTTGGCGTCGTTGCTGATCGGCGGCCACGACGTGGTCAGTTCACTGGCGGGGAGGGTGCGTTCGCCGCTGCTCCCGCCGGGCGAGGTGCGGATCGGTGGGTTCGGCGGGGTCGACGGGCTGGCCGCGTACCTGCCGGGTTTCGACGCGGTGATCGACGCGACCCATCCGTTCGCGGCCCGGATGACCGCACACGCGGTCGAGGCGTGCGCGCGGGTGGGGGTGCCGCTGGCGGTGCTGCGGCGCCCGGGGTGGGACGAGGAGCCCGGTGACCGCTGGGTGCGCGTCCCGTCCGTTGCCGACGCCGCCGAGGCGCTGTCGCCCGGGCAGCGCGTGTTCCTGACCACGGGCGTCCGTGGCCTGGACGCGTTCGCGGGGGGTGACCAGTGGTTCCTGATCCGGTGCGTCGACCCGCCGTCGGTTCCGTTGCCGCCGCGCTCGTCCGTGCTCCTCGCCCGCGGGCCGTTCGCCTACGCCGACGAACTCGCCCTCCTGCGCGAGCACTCGATCGACGTCGTGGTGACGAAGGACAGCGGGGGACGCGCCACGTACCCGAAACTCGAGGCGGCCCGCACCCTGGGCCTCCCGGTGGTCATGATCACGCGCCCCGTCCTCCCACCCTCCGCCAGCACGGTCGGCACCCCGGAGGCCGCCGCCCGCTGGTTGGAGAGTCAGGCCGGATAG
- a CDS encoding glycoside hydrolase family 13 protein — MTWWRSAAIYQIYPRSFADGNDDGVGDLAGVRARLPYLASLGVDALWFNPWYPSSGADGGYDVIDYRDIDPAYGTLAEAEKLIAEARVLGLRTIVDVVPNHVSHRHPWFANGQRELFWFRDRPNNWTSEFGGSPWSQLPDGSWYLHLFTAEQPDLNWTHPVVREEHEDVLRFWFDRGAAGVRIDSAVLPVKDPALPDVGPAGPHPYVDRDELHDIYRSWRAIADSYDAILIGELWLPDAERFAKYLRADELHTAFNFDFLACPWDAARLRASIDTTLAAHAPVDAPATWVLSNHDVTRVVTRYGRADTSFSFEAKRAGVPSDVAMGTRRARAAALLAMALPGAVYVYQGEELGLPEYEVPADAIRDPMHARSGGIDPGRDGCRIPLPWSGTAPPYGFGSMPTWLPQPAGWGSLSVEAQDGAPDSVLTLYRDALRLRRRFEGGLRWLDSSPGVLTFARGSGETCTVNLSSAPVPLPPGDVILTSAPLTDGQLPSDAAAWVGLRVT, encoded by the coding sequence ATGACGTGGTGGCGCAGTGCCGCGATATATCAGATCTACCCACGCAGTTTCGCCGACGGGAACGACGACGGCGTCGGTGACCTCGCCGGGGTGCGGGCCCGGCTGCCGTACCTGGCGTCCCTCGGCGTCGACGCGCTCTGGTTCAACCCGTGGTACCCCTCGTCCGGGGCGGACGGCGGTTACGACGTCATCGACTACCGCGACATCGACCCGGCGTACGGCACGCTCGCCGAGGCCGAGAAGCTGATCGCGGAGGCCCGGGTCCTCGGCCTGCGGACGATCGTCGACGTCGTGCCGAACCACGTCTCGCACCGGCACCCGTGGTTCGCGAACGGCCAGCGGGAGCTGTTCTGGTTCCGCGACCGCCCGAACAACTGGACCTCGGAGTTCGGCGGCTCGCCCTGGTCCCAACTGCCGGACGGCTCCTGGTACCTGCACCTCTTCACCGCCGAGCAACCCGACCTGAACTGGACGCACCCGGTGGTGCGCGAGGAACACGAGGACGTGCTGCGGTTCTGGTTCGACCGGGGCGCCGCCGGAGTGCGGATCGATTCCGCCGTGCTGCCGGTGAAGGACCCGGCGCTTCCCGACGTCGGTCCGGCGGGGCCGCACCCCTACGTCGACCGGGACGAACTGCACGACATCTACCGATCCTGGCGGGCGATCGCGGACTCGTACGACGCGATCCTGATCGGGGAGCTGTGGCTGCCCGACGCCGAGCGGTTCGCGAAGTACCTGCGTGCCGACGAACTGCACACCGCGTTCAACTTCGACTTCCTCGCCTGCCCGTGGGACGCGGCGCGCCTGCGGGCGTCGATCGACACGACGTTGGCCGCGCACGCCCCGGTGGACGCGCCCGCCACCTGGGTGCTGTCCAACCACGACGTGACCAGGGTCGTGACGCGGTACGGGCGCGCGGACACGTCGTTCTCGTTCGAGGCCAAGCGGGCCGGGGTGCCCTCCGACGTCGCGATGGGCACCCGCCGGGCCCGGGCGGCCGCGCTGCTCGCGATGGCGTTGCCCGGTGCGGTCTACGTCTACCAGGGCGAAGAGCTCGGCCTACCGGAGTACGAGGTGCCCGCGGACGCGATCCGCGACCCGATGCACGCCCGGTCCGGCGGGATCGACCCGGGCCGGGACGGGTGCCGGATCCCGCTTCCGTGGAGCGGAACGGCCCCGCCGTACGGGTTCGGCTCGATGCCGACGTGGCTGCCCCAACCGGCCGGGTGGGGGTCACTGAGCGTGGAGGCGCAGGACGGCGCACCCGATTCCGTGCTGACGCTCTACCGCGACGCGCTCCGGCTCCGGCGCCGGTTCGAGGGCGGGCTGCGCTGGCTCGATTCGTCCCCGGGGGTGCTGACGTTCGCCCGCGGGTCGGGCGAGACCTGCACGGTGAACCTGTCGTCCGCACCGGTTCCGCTCCCACCCGGAGACGTGATCCTCACCAGCGCGCCCCTCACCGACGGTCAGCTCCCGAGCGACGCGGCCGCCTGGGTAGGTTTACGCGTCACTTAA
- the cbiE gene encoding precorrin-6y C5,15-methyltransferase (decarboxylating) subunit CbiE: MVTVVGIGADGWAGLGDPARDALRSAEVVFGSRRQLGLLPTDVPAERISWPRPMMPSIPSLLAANAERRIAVLASGDPMFFGVGSTLVRQLGADRVRVFSHPSSISLACARLGWPEEKIEIVSLVGRPTERLHTAIHPGRRVLALSADGTTPGAVASLLVSRGYGASTLTVLEQLGSADEARRTVRADEWDGETTAALNVIAIDCVASPDAALLPLVPGLPDEAYDHDGQLTKREIRAITLARLAPMPGQLLWDVGAGAGSIAIEWLRTDRSCRAVAIEHRPDRAARLSGNAASLGVPGLTVEVGSVPGALAGLDAPDAVFIGGAVTADGVVDACWEALKPGGRLVANAVTIESEAVLARWQASLGGDLTRVSISRAAPVGGFLGWKPMMPVTQWVVTKR; this comes from the coding sequence ATGGTCACAGTCGTCGGTATCGGTGCTGACGGCTGGGCCGGGCTCGGGGACCCCGCACGTGACGCACTCCGCTCGGCCGAGGTCGTGTTCGGTAGTCGGCGTCAGCTCGGCCTGCTCCCCACCGATGTTCCGGCGGAGCGGATCTCCTGGCCACGGCCCATGATGCCGTCGATACCGTCGTTGCTCGCGGCCAACGCGGAGCGCCGGATCGCGGTGCTGGCCAGCGGCGACCCCATGTTCTTCGGCGTCGGTTCGACGCTCGTGCGCCAGCTCGGGGCCGACCGTGTGCGGGTGTTCTCGCACCCGTCGTCGATCTCGCTGGCGTGCGCCCGGCTGGGCTGGCCGGAGGAGAAGATCGAGATCGTGAGCCTGGTGGGCCGCCCGACCGAGCGGCTGCACACGGCGATCCACCCGGGGCGTCGGGTACTGGCGCTGAGCGCGGACGGGACGACGCCGGGCGCGGTGGCGTCGTTGCTGGTCTCGCGGGGATACGGCGCGAGCACGCTGACCGTGCTGGAGCAGCTGGGCTCCGCCGACGAAGCGCGCCGGACCGTCCGGGCCGACGAATGGGACGGCGAGACCACGGCCGCGCTGAACGTGATCGCGATCGACTGCGTCGCGTCGCCGGACGCCGCGCTGCTGCCGCTCGTCCCCGGCCTGCCGGACGAGGCGTACGACCACGACGGCCAGCTGACCAAGCGCGAGATCCGGGCGATCACGCTGGCCCGGCTCGCGCCGATGCCCGGGCAGCTGCTCTGGGACGTCGGCGCGGGCGCGGGCAGCATCGCGATCGAGTGGCTGCGCACGGACCGTTCCTGCCGGGCGGTCGCGATCGAGCACCGGCCCGACCGGGCCGCGCGGCTCTCGGGCAACGCCGCGTCGCTCGGGGTACCGGGCCTGACCGTGGAGGTGGGGTCGGTGCCGGGCGCGCTGGCCGGCCTCGACGCGCCGGACGCCGTGTTCATCGGGGGCGCGGTGACCGCCGACGGGGTCGTCGACGCGTGCTGGGAAGCGCTGAAACCCGGCGGCCGGCTGGTGGCGAACGCGGTGACGATCGAGTCGGAGGCCGTGTTGGCTCGCTGGCAGGCGTCGCTGGGCGGCGACCTGACCCGGGTCTCGATCAGCCGGGCCGCGCCGGTCGGCGGGTTCCTCGGGTGGAAGCCGATGATGCCGGTGACGCAGTGGGTGGTGACGAAGCGGTGA